A portion of the Acidihalobacter yilgarnensis genome contains these proteins:
- a CDS encoding MFS transporter codes for MSLSSPTASAAAVPYWRLSSFYLVYFTVTGAFVPYWSVYLKALGYGAVAIGALMALPMATKVFAPYLWGWLADRTGRRVGVIQLATLLAGIALAGVALGHGVWWLAVVVTAFSFFWNAALPQFEAVTLSHLRHRGEHYYSLVRLWGSIGFILSALCLGWLFDWLSITWLPAILVGLLAWLWIASLGVPAPVATGTVVGDHSLGAVVRQPAVLALLAVCFLMQASHGPYYSFFTLYLRENGYGSGITGVLWSLGVLAEVGVFLLMHRLLPRFGARRLLLFATLVTAVRWVLIAGWVRDLPLLVFGQTLHAASYGIYHAAAISLIHKHFPGRLQGRGQALYSSVSFGLGGAFGSIVSGYVWSGLGPADTYLVGAGFALLGAAIGYWGLPAPAVRAPY; via the coding sequence ATGAGCCTTTCCTCACCGACGGCATCGGCAGCAGCGGTACCTTACTGGCGGCTGTCGAGCTTCTATCTCGTCTATTTCACCGTCACAGGCGCCTTCGTACCGTACTGGAGCGTCTATCTCAAGGCACTCGGCTACGGTGCGGTCGCCATCGGTGCGCTGATGGCACTGCCGATGGCGACCAAGGTATTTGCGCCCTATCTATGGGGTTGGCTGGCGGATCGTACCGGGCGACGCGTGGGCGTGATTCAGCTGGCCACACTGCTGGCCGGCATTGCGCTGGCCGGCGTGGCACTGGGGCATGGCGTCTGGTGGTTAGCTGTCGTGGTAACGGCCTTCAGCTTCTTCTGGAACGCGGCCTTGCCGCAGTTCGAAGCGGTAACGCTCAGCCATTTGCGTCACCGCGGGGAGCATTACTACAGCCTGGTGCGCCTGTGGGGCTCAATCGGATTCATTCTCAGTGCGCTGTGTCTGGGCTGGTTGTTCGACTGGCTCAGTATCACCTGGTTGCCGGCCATCCTGGTGGGATTGCTGGCGTGGCTTTGGATCGCCAGCCTCGGCGTACCCGCACCGGTAGCCACCGGCACCGTAGTGGGCGACCACTCACTGGGCGCGGTAGTACGTCAGCCCGCCGTGCTGGCCCTTTTGGCCGTTTGCTTCCTGATGCAAGCAAGCCACGGCCCTTATTACAGCTTCTTTACCCTCTATTTGCGCGAGAACGGCTATGGCTCGGGAATCACGGGCGTGCTTTGGTCGCTGGGCGTGTTGGCGGAAGTTGGCGTGTTCCTGCTGATGCATCGACTGCTGCCGCGCTTCGGCGCCCGCCGGCTGCTACTGTTTGCGACGCTGGTCACCGCCGTGCGCTGGGTGCTGATTGCTGGCTGGGTCCGCGATCTGCCTTTGCTCGTGTTCGGCCAAACCCTGCATGCAGCCAGCTACGGCATCTATCATGCTGCCGCGATCTCATTGATCCACAAGCATTTTCCGGGTCGATTGCAAGGGCGCGGCCAGGCGCTGTATTCCAGTGTGAGCTTCGGCCTAGGCGGCGCCTTCGGCAGCATCGTCAGTGGCTACGTGTGGAGTGGTTTGGGGCCGGCCGACACCTATCTCGTCGGCGCCGGGTTCGCGTTGCTGGGCGCCGCGATCGGTTACTGGGGGTTGCCCGCGCCGGCGGTGCGGGCGCCGTACTGA
- a CDS encoding ABC-type transport auxiliary lipoprotein family protein, translating to MSPSIRQLAPVILTCLATVLGGCSLLPDRQATQQVTEYRIAPPLPGPVAWHDEARCPDLRVATPTAAPGFEGTGMRYSTAPYQIADFAYHRWIAPPAAMLAMPLSEALRASGNFKHVIGGTTPSVTPLSIATHLVTLLQVFHGDHSRIHLIVDTTLNDTRNDHTLATRRFDIKEDVSAPNPVAGVTATNLAVEQWTRAVNHWLNRRVDTGLCNSPQYGARTAGAGNPQ from the coding sequence ATGTCGCCCTCTATACGCCAACTCGCGCCCGTGATCCTCACTTGCCTTGCCACCGTGCTCGGCGGCTGCTCTCTGCTACCCGACCGCCAAGCCACCCAGCAAGTGACGGAATACCGTATAGCACCCCCACTGCCCGGTCCCGTCGCTTGGCACGACGAAGCCCGCTGCCCCGACCTGCGCGTAGCCACGCCCACCGCGGCACCCGGCTTCGAGGGCACCGGCATGCGCTACAGCACCGCGCCCTACCAGATCGCCGATTTCGCCTACCACCGCTGGATCGCCCCACCCGCCGCCATGTTGGCAATGCCCCTGAGCGAAGCGTTGCGCGCGAGCGGTAACTTCAAGCACGTGATCGGCGGCACCACGCCGTCGGTCACTCCGCTGTCGATCGCAACGCACCTGGTCACATTGCTGCAGGTCTTCCACGGTGACCACAGCCGTATTCACCTGATCGTCGACACGACATTGAACGACACGCGCAACGACCACACCCTGGCCACCCGGCGCTTTGACATCAAGGAAGACGTATCGGCACCCAATCCCGTAGCCGGCGTCACCGCGACCAACCTAGCAGTCGAACAGTGGACGCGAGCCGTTAACCATTGGTTGAACCGTCGCGTAGACACAGGTCTATGCAATTCGCCTCAGTACGGCGCCCGCACCGCCGGCGCGGGCAACCCCCAGTAA
- a CDS encoding MlaD family protein, translated as MESRTNYALVGAFVLMLGTGLIAALLWFAAGGPGRHDYEHYLVYTTESVWALPQDAAVRYHGVRVGHVSQIGLDPTNPSRVRLLLDIEHGTPIKADTRATLQLQGITGSAFVSLTGGATSSPPLQRKGQAPYPVIKTSPSLMQRLDVIVNQVGKSVTQSSERLAQLLSDRNIAHVSHALANLDALSANLAGHAGRMDDAIAQFDALMRQTRASTAQLPALMHHLDQLTAEVSHSARAIQRTLPQTDQALRQFTATVRSYRQLSNQLQQDPSALLYGPTPPTPGPGE; from the coding sequence ATGGAATCCCGCACGAATTACGCCCTCGTCGGCGCCTTCGTACTCATGCTAGGCACCGGCCTAATCGCCGCGCTGCTCTGGTTCGCCGCCGGCGGCCCCGGACGGCACGACTACGAACACTATCTTGTCTACACCACCGAATCCGTCTGGGCCCTGCCACAGGACGCCGCGGTCCGTTATCACGGTGTTCGCGTAGGGCACGTCAGCCAAATCGGGCTCGACCCGACCAATCCCTCACGTGTGCGCCTGCTGCTCGACATCGAGCACGGCACGCCGATCAAGGCCGACACCCGGGCGACGCTGCAACTGCAAGGCATCACCGGTTCTGCCTTCGTCAGCCTGACCGGCGGCGCCACGTCCTCGCCACCGCTGCAGCGCAAGGGGCAAGCCCCCTACCCCGTGATCAAGACCTCGCCTTCGTTGATGCAACGCCTGGACGTGATCGTCAATCAGGTTGGCAAGAGCGTCACGCAATCCAGTGAACGCCTCGCGCAATTGCTTAGCGACCGTAATATCGCGCACGTTTCGCACGCTCTTGCCAATCTGGATGCGCTGTCGGCCAATCTGGCCGGGCACGCAGGACGCATGGACGATGCCATCGCGCAATTCGACGCGCTGATGCGCCAAACACGCGCCAGCACCGCCCAACTCCCCGCGCTGATGCACCACCTCGACCAGCTCACCGCCGAAGTGAGCCACAGCGCGCGCGCAATCCAGCGCACGCTGCCACAGACCGATCAGGCGCTGCGCCAGTTCACCGCAACGGTGCGCAGCTATCGCCAGCTCAGCAACCAATTGCAACAGGACCCCAGCGCCCTGCTGTATGGCCCGACACCGCCCACGCCGGGTCCGGGAGAATGA
- a CDS encoding ABC transporter ATP-binding protein encodes MSETPILRLTGIESRYGERVIHAGIDLEVHRGEILALVGGSGSGKTTLLREMILLRQPEAGEIELFGQRHGARDRIGMEAEISLRRRMGVLFQSSALFGGLTVLENVALPLTEHTRLPTSLIRQLAMLKIDLTGLPPESASLYPSELSGGMRKRAALARAIALDPELLFLDEPGSGLDPVSARAIDHLVLGLRKALALTVVMVTHDLASVDGIADRVALLGGGRLLATGSPAALRSHQNPEVRTFFNPKEMPA; translated from the coding sequence ATGAGCGAGACGCCCATTCTGCGCCTGACGGGCATCGAATCGCGTTACGGCGAACGCGTGATCCACGCGGGCATCGACCTGGAAGTCCATCGCGGCGAAATACTCGCCTTGGTTGGCGGCTCCGGCTCCGGCAAGACCACGCTGTTGCGCGAAATGATCCTCTTGCGACAACCAGAAGCCGGTGAAATCGAGCTGTTCGGTCAGCGTCACGGCGCACGCGACCGGATCGGCATGGAGGCCGAAATCAGCCTACGACGCCGGATGGGCGTACTATTCCAGTCCAGCGCCTTGTTCGGCGGGCTCACCGTACTTGAAAACGTCGCCCTCCCGCTCACCGAACACACGCGGCTGCCGACCTCGCTCATCCGTCAACTGGCCATGCTCAAGATCGATCTCACCGGACTGCCGCCAGAGAGCGCAAGCCTCTACCCCAGCGAACTGAGCGGCGGCATGCGCAAGCGAGCCGCACTGGCGCGCGCCATTGCCCTCGACCCCGAATTACTGTTCCTTGACGAGCCAGGCTCCGGACTGGACCCAGTCAGCGCGCGCGCCATCGACCACCTCGTCCTTGGCCTGCGCAAGGCGCTGGCGCTGACAGTGGTCATGGTCACGCACGACCTCGCCTCGGTCGATGGCATCGCCGACCGTGTCGCGCTGCTTGGCGGCGGTCGTCTGCTCGCCACCGGCAGTCCGGCGGCACTACGCTCGCATCAGAACCCGGAAGTACGCACCTTCTTCAATCCCAAGGAGATGCCCGCCTGA
- a CDS encoding ABC transporter permease, with protein sequence MTSSIARLHVDPETVRLTGCWTTAGLSRTVARVDLVRLPPGAPPVFDLSGLQALDTTGAWLIRRAVLDHQTQGQAIRLQGASPEAAALIELIEAHPDPRKQRIPPRGEGALAHTGRATLETLRTGYEFLSFVGAGTLSALSALRNPWRLRPRQILLTLEQAGAQALPIVGLLSLLIGVVIGYQSAAFLAQYGANLYIADLVGISVVRELAPLMTAIIIAGRTGSAFTAQIGTMRVTEEIDALRAMGIRPLEMLVVPKVIGLVIALPLLTLFADVVGILGGMLVGEFVLNVSPESFMERLHQSVSLTSFLIGIGKAPIFALVIAGVGCYQGFKVEGSAESVGRRTTQSVVQSIFLVIVLDALFSVVFNRLSL encoded by the coding sequence ATGACCTCCTCCATCGCGCGGCTACACGTCGATCCCGAAACTGTCCGGCTCACCGGCTGCTGGACCACCGCGGGCCTGTCCCGCACGGTTGCGCGAGTCGACCTCGTTCGCCTACCCCCCGGTGCACCGCCAGTCTTCGACCTCTCCGGACTCCAGGCTCTGGACACCACCGGTGCTTGGCTGATCCGCCGGGCCGTACTCGACCACCAGACGCAGGGTCAAGCGATTCGCCTGCAAGGCGCCTCGCCTGAGGCGGCCGCACTGATCGAGCTGATTGAGGCGCACCCGGACCCGCGCAAGCAGCGTATTCCCCCGCGCGGCGAAGGCGCGCTCGCACACACCGGCCGCGCCACCCTCGAAACGCTGCGCACGGGCTACGAATTCCTGAGCTTCGTCGGCGCCGGCACGCTGAGCGCGCTCAGCGCGCTACGCAATCCTTGGCGTCTGCGTCCACGCCAGATCTTGCTCACCCTGGAACAGGCCGGCGCCCAGGCGCTGCCCATCGTAGGACTGCTATCGCTGCTGATCGGCGTGGTGATCGGATATCAGAGTGCTGCCTTCCTCGCACAATACGGCGCCAACCTCTACATTGCAGATCTCGTCGGTATCAGTGTGGTGCGCGAGCTCGCGCCGCTGATGACCGCCATCATCATCGCAGGGCGCACTGGCTCGGCCTTCACTGCGCAAATTGGCACCATGCGCGTGACTGAGGAGATCGACGCCCTACGCGCCATGGGCATACGCCCGCTCGAAATGCTGGTCGTGCCCAAGGTGATCGGCCTCGTCATCGCCTTGCCGCTACTGACCCTGTTTGCCGATGTGGTCGGCATACTCGGCGGCATGCTGGTTGGCGAATTCGTGCTCAACGTCAGCCCGGAGAGCTTCATGGAGCGCCTGCATCAAAGCGTAAGCCTGACCAGCTTCCTGATCGGCATCGGCAAGGCACCGATCTTCGCCCTGGTGATCGCGGGCGTCGGTTGTTATCAGGGCTTCAAGGTGGAAGGAAGCGCCGAAAGTGTGGGACGGCGGACCACCCAAAGCGTCGTTCAATCGATCTTTCTGGTGATCGTGCTGGATGCCCTCTTTTCGGTCGTCTTCAACCGGCTATCGCTATGA
- a CDS encoding LysR family transcriptional regulator: MDISALQAFIAVAEQNSFSLAADALHLTQPAVSKRIKLLEEELGSRLFDRLARRVQLTEAGQALLPGARRILLEVAESRRRLSNLDGRVAGVLSIGTSHHIGLHRLPGLLRSYTRRYPEVDLDLHFMDSEAGCAAVEHGDLELALVTLPPETLPRLRCTPVWDDPLTLVAAPDHPLTTLPAPIELVALARYPAILPAVGTYTRGVIERALATHGLSPKVRLDTNYLETIRSMVSIGLGWSALPEILVDDSIRAVEVEGLSLRRTLGFVRHRERTLSNAAQALMVAATGKPEALPPDAKSAKVRG, encoded by the coding sequence ATGGACATCAGCGCCTTGCAGGCCTTCATCGCGGTCGCCGAGCAAAACTCATTCTCGCTCGCGGCCGACGCACTGCATCTGACTCAACCGGCGGTCAGCAAGCGCATCAAGCTACTAGAAGAGGAATTAGGGAGCCGGCTGTTCGACCGCCTCGCCCGCCGCGTCCAGCTCACCGAAGCCGGCCAAGCCCTGCTGCCTGGCGCCCGCCGCATCCTGCTTGAAGTCGCTGAAAGCCGTCGCCGGCTGTCCAATCTGGACGGCCGCGTCGCCGGCGTGCTGAGCATCGGGACTTCGCACCACATTGGCCTGCACCGCCTACCTGGACTGCTACGCAGCTACACTCGCCGGTACCCAGAGGTCGACCTTGATCTCCACTTCATGGACTCCGAGGCCGGCTGCGCGGCGGTCGAGCACGGCGACCTCGAGCTGGCGCTGGTCACCCTGCCGCCCGAGACGCTACCGCGCCTGCGATGCACCCCGGTCTGGGACGATCCGCTGACGCTGGTCGCCGCTCCCGACCACCCGCTGACGACACTGCCCGCTCCAATCGAACTCGTCGCACTGGCCCGATATCCGGCGATTCTGCCAGCGGTGGGCACCTATACTCGCGGCGTGATCGAGCGCGCACTAGCCACGCACGGGCTGAGCCCCAAGGTGCGTCTAGACACCAATTATCTGGAGACCATCCGCAGCATGGTCTCGATTGGTCTCGGCTGGAGCGCATTACCTGAAATCCTGGTAGACGACAGCATCCGCGCGGTCGAGGTCGAAGGCCTTTCCCTGCGCCGTACGCTCGGCTTCGTGCGCCACCGCGAACGCACATTGTCCAACGCCGCACAGGCCTTGATGGTCGCCGCCACGGGAAAACCAGAGGCATTGCCGCCGGATGCGAAATCCGCCAAAGTCCGCGGATGA
- the leuC gene encoding 3-isopropylmalate dehydratase large subunit, which translates to MTAKTLYDKLWDAHVIRSEDDGTALLYIDRHLVHEVTSPQAFEGLRLADRQPWRIDSILAVPDHNVPTTDRSQGIVDAVSRQQVDTLDENCRVYRITEFRMDDPRQGIVHVIGPEQGATLPGMTVVCGDSHTSTHGAFGALAHGIGTSEVEHVLATQCLIQNKSRNMRVRVEGKVGPGVTAKDIALAIIGEIGTAGGTGCAIEFAGSAVRALSMEGRMTLCNMTIEAGARAGMVAVDQTTIDYLKGRPYAPKGAHWDAAVVAWQDLHSDDDAVFEREVLIDAAGIRPQVTWGTSPEMVVPVDAKVPDPAAEADAGKAEGMRRALDYMGLDANTPISEILVDKVFIGSCTNSRIEDLRAAAAVARGRKVAGNVKLAMVVPGSGLVKRQAEAEGLDKVFREAGFEWREPGCSMCLAMNADRLEPGERCASTSNRNFEGRQGQGGRTHLVSPAMAAAAAVAGHFVDVRSL; encoded by the coding sequence ATGACAGCAAAGACGCTCTACGACAAGCTCTGGGATGCCCACGTGATACGCAGCGAGGATGACGGCACCGCGCTGCTTTATATCGATCGCCATCTTGTGCACGAGGTAACCAGCCCGCAAGCTTTCGAGGGCCTGCGCTTGGCGGATCGTCAGCCTTGGCGCATCGACAGCATTCTGGCCGTGCCGGATCACAACGTCCCGACTACCGACCGCAGCCAAGGCATCGTCGACGCAGTCTCGCGCCAGCAGGTCGACACCCTGGACGAGAATTGCCGGGTCTATCGCATCACCGAATTTCGCATGGACGATCCGCGCCAGGGCATCGTGCACGTGATTGGCCCGGAGCAGGGCGCGACCCTGCCTGGCATGACCGTGGTCTGCGGTGATTCGCATACCTCGACCCACGGCGCCTTCGGTGCGCTGGCTCACGGCATTGGCACCTCCGAGGTCGAGCATGTGCTGGCCACGCAATGTCTGATCCAGAACAAGTCGCGCAACATGCGCGTGCGCGTCGAGGGCAAGGTCGGCCCCGGCGTGACCGCCAAGGACATCGCGCTCGCCATCATCGGCGAGATCGGAACCGCCGGTGGCACCGGTTGTGCCATCGAATTCGCTGGTTCCGCGGTACGCGCACTGTCTATGGAGGGGCGTATGACGCTGTGCAACATGACCATCGAGGCCGGCGCGCGCGCCGGCATGGTGGCAGTCGACCAGACCACTATCGACTACCTCAAGGGTCGCCCCTATGCGCCCAAGGGCGCGCATTGGGATGCTGCGGTCGTCGCCTGGCAGGATTTGCATAGCGACGACGATGCGGTGTTCGAGCGCGAAGTGCTCATCGACGCGGCTGGCATTCGGCCTCAGGTGACCTGGGGAACTTCGCCGGAGATGGTTGTGCCGGTCGATGCGAAGGTGCCGGATCCGGCCGCTGAGGCCGATGCGGGGAAGGCCGAAGGCATGCGCCGCGCATTGGATTATATGGGCCTCGATGCAAACACACCGATCTCCGAAATTCTGGTGGACAAGGTGTTCATCGGCTCTTGTACCAACTCGCGTATCGAGGACCTGCGTGCCGCTGCCGCCGTGGCCCGTGGTCGTAAGGTGGCAGGAAACGTCAAATTGGCAATGGTGGTGCCAGGTTCCGGCCTGGTGAAGCGCCAAGCCGAGGCCGAGGGCTTGGACAAGGTGTTCCGCGAGGCTGGTTTCGAGTGGCGTGAACCGGGTTGCTCGATGTGCCTGGCGATGAACGCCGATCGCCTGGAGCCGGGCGAGCGTTGCGCTTCGACCTCGAACCGCAACTTCGAAGGGCGTCAGGGGCAGGGTGGTCGCACCCATCTGGTCAGCCCGGCGATGGCTGCCGCTGCGGCCGTGGCCGGCCATTTCGTCGATGTGCGTTCGCTGTAA
- the leuD gene encoding 3-isopropylmalate dehydratase small subunit translates to MQAFTQHTGKVIPLDRANVDTDAIIPKQYLKSIKRSGFGPNLFDDWRYLDPGEPGVDNTGRRPNPEFVLNAQRYAGGSILLARKNFGCGSSREHAVWALDDYGIRAVIAPSFADIFYNNSFKSGLLPIVLDEAAVDTLFAAVAAMPGYALTVDLAAQTVGTPDGMVHRFEVDAFRKHCLLNGLDDIGLTLQHADSIRAYEVRRRQEAPWLFDAAP, encoded by the coding sequence ATGCAGGCATTCACGCAACACACCGGCAAGGTGATCCCGCTTGACCGGGCCAACGTTGATACCGACGCGATCATCCCCAAGCAATACCTCAAGTCGATCAAACGCTCCGGTTTCGGCCCCAATCTGTTTGACGATTGGCGTTATCTCGATCCGGGCGAACCGGGCGTGGACAACACCGGGCGCCGGCCGAATCCCGAGTTTGTACTCAACGCCCAGCGTTACGCCGGCGGCTCGATTCTGCTGGCGCGCAAAAACTTCGGTTGCGGCTCCTCTCGCGAGCACGCCGTCTGGGCGTTGGATGATTACGGTATCCGCGCGGTGATTGCGCCGAGCTTTGCCGACATCTTCTACAACAACAGCTTCAAGAGCGGCTTACTGCCCATCGTGCTGGACGAGGCGGCGGTCGACACCCTGTTTGCTGCCGTGGCGGCGATGCCTGGCTATGCCTTGACCGTCGATCTTGCGGCGCAAACGGTGGGTACACCCGACGGCATGGTTCATCGCTTCGAAGTGGATGCGTTCCGCAAACATTGCCTGCTCAACGGTTTGGACGACATCGGTCTGACCCTGCAGCACGCCGATAGCATCCGCGCTTACGAGGTACGCCGCCGGCAGGAGGCGCCGTGGCTGTTCGATGCGGCGCCGTAA
- a CDS encoding EamA family transporter, translating into MGLRELLRASAQPAALCGLGAGFAFAMTALALRAASLDLGVDTAVAVKATLILLVTNLCQTLVQGGYMALRTPTELRACLGLWRRAAPVGILSALGSGCWFAGFALTHVALVRGLGQVEILFTLLIGHFYLKERVRTGEIAGLVLVTLGVLGIAFADMH; encoded by the coding sequence ATGGGGCTTCGCGAACTGTTGCGGGCGTCGGCCCAGCCGGCTGCATTGTGCGGCCTGGGCGCCGGATTTGCTTTCGCGATGACCGCTCTGGCACTGCGTGCCGCGAGTCTGGACCTGGGCGTGGACACGGCGGTGGCGGTCAAGGCTACGCTGATACTGTTGGTCACCAACCTGTGCCAAACCCTGGTGCAAGGGGGATACATGGCGCTGCGGACGCCGACAGAGCTGCGTGCGTGTCTGGGGTTATGGCGCCGCGCCGCGCCGGTCGGCATCTTGTCGGCCTTAGGTTCTGGTTGCTGGTTTGCGGGCTTCGCGCTCACCCATGTCGCGTTGGTGCGCGGCCTCGGGCAAGTGGAGATTTTATTTACCCTGTTGATCGGGCATTTTTACCTCAAGGAGCGGGTGCGAACCGGCGAAATCGCCGGACTGGTGTTGGTGACCCTGGGCGTGCTGGGCATTGCCTTTGCGGATATGCACTGA
- the asd gene encoding aspartate-semialdehyde dehydrogenase — protein MMQVGLIGWRGMVGSVLMQRMQAEGDFEHIAPQFFTTSAPGAAAPPQAGPGARLADAYDLARLGEMDAILTCQGGDYTSEVYPRLRQAGWNGHWIDAASTLRMRDDAVIVLDPVNREVIDARLAAGGRTWVGGNCTVSLMLMALGGLFRAGLVEWATAMTYQAASGAGAQNMRELITQMGVLHASVADALADPASAILDIDAQVTQALRDPSLPTAQFGAPLAGSLIPWIDKEMENGQSREEWKGQAETNKILAGEQVIPIDGICVRVGSMRCHSQALTMKLSDDLALDEIEAIIAGANDWVRVVPNRRDDSMQGLTPAAVSGTLDVVVGRLRKLNMGSRYLGAFTCGDQLLWGAAEPLRRILRILVETGR, from the coding sequence ATGATGCAGGTAGGTTTGATCGGGTGGCGCGGCATGGTCGGTTCCGTGCTCATGCAGCGTATGCAGGCGGAGGGCGATTTCGAGCATATCGCGCCGCAGTTCTTCACCACTTCGGCCCCAGGCGCCGCCGCACCGCCGCAAGCCGGTCCTGGCGCGCGGCTCGCGGATGCATACGACCTCGCCCGGCTGGGCGAAATGGATGCCATCCTGACCTGCCAGGGAGGGGATTACACTTCGGAGGTTTATCCTCGTCTGCGCCAGGCCGGCTGGAACGGGCATTGGATCGATGCAGCGTCCACGTTGCGCATGCGCGATGACGCGGTGATCGTGCTCGATCCGGTGAATCGGGAGGTCATCGACGCGCGCCTCGCCGCTGGTGGCCGCACCTGGGTTGGGGGTAATTGTACGGTCAGTCTGATGTTGATGGCGCTCGGCGGATTGTTCCGCGCAGGCCTCGTGGAATGGGCGACCGCCATGACCTATCAGGCGGCAAGTGGTGCGGGTGCACAGAATATGCGCGAATTGATTACGCAGATGGGCGTCCTGCACGCCAGTGTGGCCGATGCGCTGGCCGACCCGGCCTCGGCGATACTCGATATCGACGCCCAGGTGACGCAGGCATTACGCGATCCTTCACTACCCACCGCCCAATTTGGTGCGCCGTTGGCAGGTAGCCTGATTCCTTGGATAGACAAGGAAATGGAAAATGGACAGAGCCGTGAGGAATGGAAGGGACAGGCCGAAACGAACAAAATTCTTGCCGGCGAGCAGGTGATCCCGATCGATGGCATCTGCGTGCGTGTTGGCAGCATGCGTTGTCATTCGCAGGCACTGACCATGAAGCTCAGCGATGATCTGGCACTCGACGAGATCGAAGCGATCATCGCGGGCGCCAACGATTGGGTGCGGGTCGTGCCGAATCGCCGCGACGATTCGATGCAAGGCCTGACGCCGGCGGCGGTGAGCGGCACGCTGGACGTGGTCGTCGGTCGCCTGCGAAAGCTCAATATGGGCTCGCGTTACCTTGGCGCCTTTACCTGCGGAGATCAGCTATTGTGGGGGGCAGCCGAGCCATTACGCAGGATTCTGCGTATCCTCGTCGAGACAGGGCGCTAA